The following coding sequences lie in one Zingiber officinale cultivar Zhangliang chromosome 2B, Zo_v1.1, whole genome shotgun sequence genomic window:
- the LOC122045689 gene encoding high mobility group B protein 6-like, translating to MAMSVQKKGRSRKALKDLLPSEVNISDSSSLVCDLIKDDGGGLSPRISRKNSRKGPAKSKPSLSEAEKSFADELLQLQGRLQQLQLEKEKTEGLLKQRDEMLKQKDEEIENRDKEHEKLQEELKKTQKLKEFKPTMNFPLGKSLREKDQDKNDKKKSKGKIGDQKRKPCPAYVSWCKDQWKEVKKENLDADFKEISNVLGTKWKALSAEEKKPYTDRYQKEKEAYQEVVKQEKREKEAMKLLEEEQMQKTAMELLEQYLQFQQEVEKEGKKVRKEKDPLKPKHPMSAFFLFSKERREALLQEKKTILEISKIAGEEWKNMAEEQKAPYEEIAKTLKENYNQEIKLYKQKKIEEATTLEKEEEEHIKVRKQEALQLLKKEKTDNMIKETKENRNRKKKAKEEQIADPNRPKRPPSSFLLFSKEARKQVMEERPGIPNNTLNAMISVKWKEMNEGEKKIWNDKAAEGLCAYKKEVEEYNKALMENKTTPKE from the exons ATGGCGATGTCGGTTCAAAAGAAGGGCAGGAGCCGGAAGGCTCTGAAGGACTTGCTGCCAAGCGAGGTCAACATCTCCGATTCATCCTCACTGGTGTGTGATCTTATCAAGGACGATGGCGGAGGCCTCTCTCCCCGAATCTCGCGCAAGAATTCCAGGAAAGGGCCTGCGAAGTCCAAGCCTTCTTTGTCGGAGGCCGAGAAGTCCTTCGCGGACGAGTTGCTCCAGCTGCAGGGAAGACTCCAGCAGCTCCAACTGGAGAAAGAGAAGACAGAAGGGCTCCTGAAGCAACGCGACGAGATGCTGAAGCAGAAGGACGAGGAGATCGAGAACCGAGACAAGGAACACGAGAAGCTGCAGGaggagctcaagaagacccagaAGCTGAAAGAGTTCAAACCCACAATG AACTTTCCTCTTGGTAAATCTCTAAGAGAGAAAGATCAAGATAAGAATGATAAGAAGAAGAGCAAAGGAAAAATTGGTGACCAGAAGAGGAAACCATGCCCTGCATACGTCTCGTGGTGCAAAGATCAGTGGAAGGAA GTGAAAAAAGAGAACCTTGATGCTGATTTTAAAGAGATTTCCAATGTGCTTGGAACAAAatggaaggcgttgagcgcagaAGAGAAGAAGCCCTACACAGACAGGTACCAGAAGGAGAAGGAGGCCTACCAGGAAGTCGTCAAGCAAGAGAAGCGAGAGAAAGAAGCAATGAAGCTACTGGAAGAAGAGCAGATGCAGAAGACCGCCATGGAGTTGCTGGAACAATATTTGCAGTTTCAACAG GAAGTTGAAAAAGAGGGCAAGAAAGTAAG GAAAGAGAAGGATCCGTTGAAGCCAAAACATCCGATGTCAGCTTTCTTCTTGTTCTCGAAAGAACGCCGTGAAGCTCTGCTACAAGAGAAGAAAACCATCCTTGAG ATCTCAAAGATAGCAGGAGAGGAGTGGAAGAACATGGCAGAAGAGCAGAAAGCTCCCTATGAGGAG ATTGCTAAGACTCTGAAGGAAAATTACAACCAAGAAATTAAACTTTATAAGCAAAAGAAGATTGAG GAAGCTACTACtttagagaaggaagaggaggagcacATCAAAGTCCGGAAGCAAGAAGCCCTTCAGCTGCTTAAGAAGGAGAAAACAGATAACATGATCAAG GAAACTAAGGAGAATCGTAACAGGAAGAAGAAAGCTAAGGAAGAACAAATTGCAGATCCCAATAGGCCAAAGAGGCCACCCTCTTCTTTCCTTCTCTTTAG CAAGGAAGCAAGGAAACAAGTCATGGAGGAAAGACCAGGCATTCCAAATAATACCTTGAATGCTATGATTTCAGTGAAATGGaag GAAATGAATGAAGGGGAGAAGAAGATATGGAATGACAAGGCAGCAGAAGGCCTTTGTGCGTACAAAAAAGAAGTAGAAGAATACAACAAGGCTTTAATGGAAAACAAGACTACTCCGAAAGAGTGA
- the LOC122045691 gene encoding protein ENHANCED DISEASE RESISTANCE 4-like, with protein MDGGGGESKVRVVRCPNCQKLLPELADISLYRCGGCGATLQAKGPPPKLEPSSDKPDGPKVEYLELSERTSESKPMVLDASLGLDLGGNTDGLGRHEEIALSTTTTAAASTTTRKENCSGVDDLIEKNEREQYGSNGLYQPMLSVDSISNNGKAVVETILHEGEETEQLVDKSLYAQQALVQNAKNVWNPKAFRKGVQLDSYSDEGPSNYYQNARGRFANGDFDKKKNLEPDQAEMLRMLDELRDQLQRTCEVTDKQKMSIMVDRSTTSCSSYTHHARANRFPNGSFSLNRSPSGRTPRELERNASRLVSLANAPSQSSMSGYGDPLVHRKAPFHLAVEYPLRPVNNSNGQLDHHRANFYNQNVHYHQAACLCLHCNGRHFSGVARGHSTTLGHQVSYFTDNCELPHIAAPLILGSRSCNSRSRSIPSNPHEPRVHRKATISKNSGRLCHSFTGGAPFVICNYCFELLELPGKSLALNKKTNKLRCGACFKLISVYCDGSKLVASALALVSPVSPKDNGFAGYNPCNSDQHTDERLVLPCVVTSSDHEMIERAHGLKNIDEFDDMKGISSTSAMLEHANSSDNVISEKGVPNYADIPFGPQIISRTPSLPIHADQTIDGWGSGNCSKRSEQEKNTILSGNFRQNSLKDVSMATKMDVLVNEFPDVTSSRDDTALIIKHNIQPRTVKAGDSFLGSIKKSFRFHKSMTRDRSKVTVNGYPIPDRLVKKAEKQAGTIYPGDYWYDYRAGFWGVMGHPCQGIIPPFIEEFNYPMAKTCAGGNTGILVNGRELCQKDLDLLAGRGFSTATGSYMLDISGRVWDESSSEELDSIGKLAPTIEKMKHGFGMRVLRTFAK; from the exons ATggacggaggaggaggagagtcTAAGGTTCGAGTGGTGCGATGCCCTAATTGCCAGAAGCTTCTTCCGGAGCTCGCCGATATCTCGCTCTATCGCTGCGGTGGTTGTGGCGCTACTCTTCAAG CAAAAGGACCACCCCCCAAGTTAGAACCTTCATCCGATAAACCTGATGGACCTAAGGTCGAATATCTCGAGCTCTCTGAGAGAACTTCAGAGAGCAAACCTATGGTTTTAGATGCAAGCTTGGGGCTTGATCTTGGTGGCAATACAGATGGGCTTGGGAGACATGAGGAAATTGCCCTTTCTACTACTACTACTGCTGCTGCTTCTACTACTACGAGGAAAGAGAACTGTTCAGGAGTAGATGATCTCATCGAGAAGAACGAAAGAGAACAGTATGGTAGTAATGGCCTGTATCAGCCAATGTTATCAGTTGATAGTATAAGCAACAATGGGAAAGCAGTAGTCGAGACAATTTTACATGAGGGAGAGGAAACTGAGCAATTGGTTGATAAATCTTTATATGCTCAGCAAGCATTAGTCCAAAATGCCAAGAATGTTTGGAATCCGAAAGCTTTCAGAAAAGGTGTTCAACTTGATAGTTATTCTGATGAAGGTCCATCTAACTACTATCAAAATGCAAGAGGTAGGTTTGCTAATGGTGATTTTGACAAGAAAAAAAACCTTGAACCAGACCAAGCCGAGATGTTGAGAATGCTTGATGAATTAAGAGATCAGTTGCAAAGAACATGCGAAGTCACAGACAAGCAAAAAATGAGCATCATGGTTGATAGATCGACAACTTCCTGCAGTTCCTACACTCATCATGCCCGTGCCAATAGATTTCCTAATGGTTCATTTTCATTAAACCGAAGTCCTTCTGGTCGGACTCCAAGAGAATTGGAGCGCAATGCGAGCAGACTGGTTTCTTTAGCTAATGCGCCTTCTCAGAGCAGCATGTCTGGGTACGGGGATCCATTGGTCCATAGAAAAGCTCCATTTCACCTAGCTGTGGAGTACCCATTGAGGCCAGTCAACAATTCTAATGGGCAATTGGATCATCATCGTGCCAACTTCTATAATCAAAATGTACATTACCATCAAGCGGCCTGTTTATGCCTTCATTGCAATGGCAGACACTTCTCAGGAGTTGCAAGAGGCCATTCAACAACATTGGGTCATCAGGTCTCGTATTTTACAGATAATTGTGAATTACCTCATATTGCTGCTCCCTTGATCTTGGGGTCGAGAAGTTGTAATTCAAGATCGAGAAGTATTCCTTCTAATCCACACGAGCCACGGGTACATCGCAAGGCCACAATCAGCAAGAATTCTGGACGTCTGTGTCATTCCTTTACTGGTGGTGCCCCTTTCGTGATATGTAATTATTGCTTTGAACTTCTGGAACTACCTGGCAAATCTTTGGCACTgaacaagaaaacaaataaacTGAGATGTGGTGCTTGCTTCAAACTCATTTCCGTTTACTGTGATGGAAGTAAACTTGTCGCATCTGCTTTGGCACTAGTATCGCCTGTTTCACCGAAGGACAATGGCTTTGCTGGCTATAACCCATGCAATTCTGACCAACATACAGATGAAAGGTTAGTTTTACCATGTGTTGTTACAAGCAGTGATCATGAGATGATCGAAAGGGCACATGGGTTGAAGAACATAGATGAGTTTGATGATATGAAAGGGATCTCTTCAACTTCTGCTATGTTAGAGCATGCCAACAGCTCAGATAATGTAATCTCAGAGAAAGGGGTGCCTAACTATGCAGATATTCCCTTTGGACCTCAGATTATTTCACGCACACCGAGCCTTCCAATTCATGCTGATCAAACAATTGATGGATGGGGAAGTGGAAATTGCAGTAAACGCTCTGAACAAGAAAAGAATACAATCTTAAGCGGTAACTTCAGACAGAACTCACTCAAAGATGTTTCTATGGCAACCAAAATGGATGTATTAGTGAATGAATTTCCAGATGTAACTTCTTCTCGAGATGATACAGCCTTGATAATCAAACATAATATTCAGCCAAGAACAGTTAAGGCTGGAGATTCATTTCTTGGCAGCATCAAGAAGAGCTTTCGGTTCCATAAATCAATGACACGTGACAGATCTAAGGTTACAGTCAACGGTTACCCGATTCCTGACCGGTTAGTTAAGAAGGCTGAAAAACAAGCTGGCACAATATATCCTGGTGATTACTG GTATGACTACCGCGCTGGATTTTGGGGGGTGATGGGGCATCCATGCCAAGGCATTATTCCT CCATTCATTGAGGAGTTCAATTACCCAATGGCCAAGACTTGTGCAGGTGGAAACACTGGCATCCTTGTTAACGGACGCGAGCTCTGTCAAAAAGATCTGGATTTGCTTGCTGGTAGGGGGTTTTCAACTGCTACTGGTTCTTATATGCTCGACATTTCTGGGAGAGTTTGGGATGAATCCTCTAGTGAAGAGTTAGATAGCATCGGCAAGCTTGCACCAAC AATTGAGAAAATGAAGCATGGATTTGGCATGCGGGTTTTGAGGACCTTTGCCAAGTGA
- the LOC122045690 gene encoding rhodanese-like domain-containing protein 4, chloroplastic, protein MEVLNAAGLTPLASLHKAASSSSSPGKRAEARRSLLPLRIRNLAALSSVLGAGGLARALTYEEALNQTFGSSSPFPDFDLSGLLDGIVSFVTDNPLIVGGAGLALAVPLVISQVLNLAQSWGVESAKGAYAKLSEDSGAQLLDIREGKDLRQAGSPDLRGLKKKAVAITYRGDDKQGFLKKLQLKFKDPANTTLYILDKFDGNSELVAELVTLNGFKAAYAIKDGAEGTRGWMSSGLPWLQPKQGVDFSNLKDSLVSIFEESSDGLAVTLGLAAATGLGILASTEIETVLQLLGSAALIQFVTKRLLFAKDRKVTLQQLDEFLNTKVAPKELVDEIKMIGKALLPASTSATASPEVKPETKVEASTEPAPVVNSIPNAEVEADSLPATPTPLSPYPYYPDLKPPTSPSPSAP, encoded by the exons ATGGAAGTTCTAAATGCTGCAGGCCTCACTCCATTAGCCTCGCTCCACAAGGccgcttcctcttcctcctcccccgGAAAAAGGGCCGAGGCCAGGCGGTCGCTTCTACCCCTCAGGATCCGCAACCTCGCCGCCCTCTCGTCCGTTCTCGGCGCCGGAGGGCTCGCCAGAGCCTTGACCTATGAGGAAGCGCTAAACCAGACCTTCGGCAGCTCCTCCCCCTTCCCGGACTTCGATCTCAGCGGGCTCCTCGACGGGATCGTGAGCTTCGTCACCGACAACCCTCTCATCGTCGGCGGCGCTGGGTTGGCACTGGCGGTGCCGCTCGTTATTTCTCAGGTGTTGAATCTGGCGCAGAGCTGGGGGGTGGAGTCCGCCAAGGGGGCGTACGCCAAGCTCTCCGAGGACAGCGGTGCGCAGCTGTTGGACATAAGGGAGGGGAAGGATTTAAGGCAGGCGGGGAGCCCAGATTTGAGGGGATTGAAGAAGAAGGCGGTAGCGATCACGTATAGAGGGGACGACAAGCAAGGGTTCCTGAAGAAGCTTCAGTTGAAGTTTAAGGATCCTGCCAATACTACCTTGTACATTCTCGACAA GTTTGATGGTAACTCTGAACTGGTTGCTGAACTGGTTACTCTAAATGGTTTTAAAGCAGCATATGCAATTAAAGATGGTGCAGAAGGAACTCGAGGATGGATG AGTAGTGGTCTTCCTTGGTTGCAACCTAAACAGGGTGTTGATTTTAGCAATCTAAAAGATTCACTTGTTAGCATATTTGAA GAAAGTTCAGATGGTCTTGCTGTTACTCTTGGATTAGCAGCTGCCACTGGCTTAGGTATATTGGCTTCGACTGAG ATAGAAACTGTACTCCAACTATTAGGATCAGCTGCTCTTATTCAGTTTGTCACAAAACGACTCTTGTTTGCAAAA GATAGGAAGGTCACTCTTCAACAACTTGATGAGTTCTTGAACACAAAGGTTGCTCCGAAAGAGCTAGTTGATGAGATTAAG ATGATCGGCAAGGCTCTTCTTCCAGCATCTACTAGTGCGACAGCTAGTCCAGAAGTAAAACCTGAGACAAAAGTAGAGGCCTCAACTGAACCTGCCCCAGTAGTCAACTCAATTCCCAACGCAGAAGTTGAGGCTGACTCTCTTCCAGCAACACCAACACCTCTTTCTCCCTACCCATAT TACCCAGACCTCAAGCCTCCTACTTCACCTTCTCCTTCGGCGCCTTGA